The Mycolicibacterium monacense genome contains the following window.
GCTCATCCCGGGCCGGCCGGCCCCGCGGATCATCACCGCCGACATGGTGGCCTCGATGAAGTCGGGCAGCGTGATCGTCGACATGGCCGCGGCCAACGGCGGCAACGTCGAGGGCACCGTGAAGGACCAGGCGATCGTGACCGACAACGGGGTGACGATCATCGGCTACACCGACCTGGCCGGGCGGCTGCCCGCCACGGCTTCCCAGCTCTACGCCACCAACCTGGTCAACCTGCTCAAACTGCTCACCCCCAACAAGGACGGGCAGCTCACGCTCGACTTCGACGACGTGGTGCAGCGCTCGGTGACCGTGATCCGCGACGGCGAGGTCACCTGGCCGCCGCCACCGGTGCAGGTGTCGGCCGCACCGGCCGCCAAGGCCGCGGCGCCTGTCGAGCACAAACCCGCCAAGCAGCCGATGTCGATGGGCCGCCGACTGGGCATCACCTTCGCCGCCGCCGCGGCGCTGTTCGTGCTCATCGCCCTTTCACCGGCCGCACTCCAGGTCCACCTGACGGTTTTCGCGCTGGCCATCGTCATCGGCTACTACGTGATCGGCAACGTGCACCATGCCCTGCACACCCCGCTGATGTCGGTGACCAACGCGATCTCCGGGATCATCGTCGTCGGCGCCCTCCTGCAGATCGGGCACGGCGATCCGGTGGTCACCGCAATCGCCACGGTGGCGATCCTGCTCGCCAGCATCAACGTCTTCGGTGGGTTCTCCGTGACCCGCCGCATGCTGGCCATGTTCTCGAGGAGCTGAGGAATGTTGTCACTGGAAACCACCGCGACGGCGGCCTACGTCGTCGCGGCCATCCTGTTCATCCTCGCCCTGGCCGGACTGTCCAAGCACGAGACCTCGAGGGCGGGTAACACCTTCGGCATCGCCGGGATGGCCGTCGCCCTGATCGCGACCATCGCGCTGGCCCTCGATCACGACATCGAGCCGCTCGGCCTGGGGCTGCTGATCGGCGCCATGGTCATCGGCGCCGTGATCGGACTGTGGCGCGCCAAGGTGGTCGAGATGACCGGTATGCCCGAACTGATCGCGCTGCTGCACTCGTTCGTCGGCCTGGCCGCCGTGCTGGTCGGCTGGAACGGCTACCTGCATGTCGAGGGTCAGCCCGACGGCGCCGAGGCGGCCGCGATCGCCGCCGAAGGCATGCTCGGCATCCACTCGGCCGAGGTCGTCATCGGTGTGTTCATCGGGGCGGTCACGTTCACCGGCTCGATCGTGGCCAACCTCAAACTGTCGGCCCGGATCAAATCCGCGCCGATGATGCTGCCCGGTAAGAACGCTCTCAACGTCGGGGCTCTCGTGGCCTTCGCCGCCCTGACGGTGTGGTTCGTCATCGATCCGCAGCTGTGGCTGCTCGTCGTGGTGACCGTGCTGGCGCTGCTGCTGGGCTGGCACCTGGTCGCCTCGATCGGCGGCGGCGACATGCCCGTGGTGGTGTCGATGCTCAACAGCTACTCCGGCTGGGCCGCCGCGGCGTCGGGCTTCCTGCTGGCCAACGACCTGCTGATCGTCACCGGCGCACTGGTCGGGTCCTCGGGCGCCTACCTGTCCTACATCATGTGCAAGGCGATGAACCGGTCGTTCATCTCGGTGATCGCCGGAGGCTTCGGGATCGAGGCCGGGCCCGCCGAGGACAAGGATTACGGCGAGCATCGGGAGATCAACGCCGAGGGCGCCGCCGAGCTGCTGTCCTCGGCCAGTTCGGTGATCATCACACCGGGCTACGGGATGGCCGTCGCCCAGGCCCAGTACGGGGTCGCCGACCTGACCCGCAAACTGCGCGAACGGGGCGTCAACGTCCGGTTCGGCATCCATCCCGTCGCCGGCCGCCTGCCCGGCCACATGAACGTGCTGCTCGCCGAGGCCAAGGTGCCCTACGACATCGTGCTCGAAATGGACGAGATCAACGACGACTTCGCCGACACCGACGTCGTACTCGTCATCGGCGCCAACGACACCGTCAACCCCGCCGCATCCGAGGATCCGGGCAGCCCGATCGCCGGCATGCCCGTCCTCACGGTGTGGAACGCGAACCACGTCATCGTGTTCAAACGCTCCATGGCCTCCGGCTACGCCGGCGTGCAGAACCCGCTGTTCTTCCGCGACAACACCCAGATGCTGTTCGGTGACGCCAAAGACCGGGTCGACGCCATCAACGCGGCGCTCACGGTCCCCGAGAAGGTCTAGGTCAGATGCCGGTTGACCGTCTGCTGCCCTCCGACGAGGCGCGCGAGCTCATCGCGCTGACCCGTGACATCGCCGACAAGGTGCTCGACCCCATCGTCGACGAGCACGAGAAGACCGAGACCTACCCCGAGGGCGTCTTCGCCCAGCTGGGCGCGGCGGGGCTGCTGAGCCTGCCGCAGCCGGAGGAGTGGGGTGGCGGCGGTCAACCGTACGAGGTCTACCTGCAGGTGCTCGAGGAGATTGCGGCGCGGTGGGCGGCGGTCGCGGTGGCGGTCAGCGTGCACAGCCTGTCGTCGCACCCGCTGCTGGCCTTCGGCACCGACGAGCAGAAGCAACGCTGGCTGCCCGGCATGCTGTCGGGCTCCCAGATCGGCGCGTACAGCCTGTCCGAACCGCAGGCCGGTTCCGATGCGGCGGCATTGCGTTGTGCGGCTGTGCCTTCCGACGGTAAGTACGTGATCACCGGTGAGAAGTCGTGGATCACCCACGGCGGGAGGGCCGACTTCTACACGCTGTTCGCGCGAACCGGCGAGGGGTCTCGCGGGATCAGCTGCTTCCTGATCCCCGGTGGCCAGCCCGGGCTGTCCTTCGGCAAGCCGGAGGAGAAGATGGGTCTGCACGCGGTGCCGACGACGACGGCGCACTACGACGAGGCCCGCGTCGACGCCGACCGGCGCATCGGCGCGGAGGGTCAGGGTCTGCAGATCGCGTTCTCCGCGCTGGACTCCGGACGGTTGGGTATCGCGGCGGTGGCCGTCGGTCTGGCGCAGGCCGCACTCGACGAGGCGACCCGCTACGCCAACGAGCGAACCACGTTCGGCCGCAAGATCATCGACCATCAGGGGCTGGGTTTCCTGCTCGCCGACATGGCCGCCGCCGTGGTCAGCGCCCGGGCCACCTACCTGGATGCCGCGCGGCGGCGCGACCTCGGCCTGCCGTACTCGACCCAGGCCAGCGTCGCCAAGCTGATCGCGACGGATGCGGCGATGAAGGTGACCACCGACGCGGTGCAGGTGCTCGGCGGCGTCGGCTACACCCGCGACTTCCGGGTCGAGCGCTACATGCGCGAAGCCAAGATCACGCAGATCTTCGAGGGCACGAACCAGATTCAGCGGCTGGTCATCTCGCGCTCGCTCACGGCACGCTGAGCCGTTCGCCGTAGCAGACCCGCTCGAAGCCGTCCTGGCGTCCGCGGCCGGCCGCGGATGGAACGTCGGGCTCTCGGTCACCGACAGTGGCCCGGCGGACCGTCTGCGTGGGCATCGTCATATCGTGACGGCATGGACTTCGCGATGTCGGCCAAGGCGCTCGACTACCACCAGCGGCTCACCGATTTCATGGTCGAGCACGTCTTCCCCGCCGAGGCGGACTACCACCGTTACCGCGAGGAGGCCGGACCGAAG
Protein-coding sequences here:
- a CDS encoding acyl-CoA dehydrogenase family protein, whose protein sequence is MPVDRLLPSDEARELIALTRDIADKVLDPIVDEHEKTETYPEGVFAQLGAAGLLSLPQPEEWGGGGQPYEVYLQVLEEIAARWAAVAVAVSVHSLSSHPLLAFGTDEQKQRWLPGMLSGSQIGAYSLSEPQAGSDAAALRCAAVPSDGKYVITGEKSWITHGGRADFYTLFARTGEGSRGISCFLIPGGQPGLSFGKPEEKMGLHAVPTTTAHYDEARVDADRRIGAEGQGLQIAFSALDSGRLGIAAVAVGLAQAALDEATRYANERTTFGRKIIDHQGLGFLLADMAAAVVSARATYLDAARRRDLGLPYSTQASVAKLIATDAAMKVTTDAVQVLGGVGYTRDFRVERYMREAKITQIFEGTNQIQRLVISRSLTAR
- the pntB gene encoding Re/Si-specific NAD(P)(+) transhydrogenase subunit beta; its protein translation is MLSLETTATAAYVVAAILFILALAGLSKHETSRAGNTFGIAGMAVALIATIALALDHDIEPLGLGLLIGAMVIGAVIGLWRAKVVEMTGMPELIALLHSFVGLAAVLVGWNGYLHVEGQPDGAEAAAIAAEGMLGIHSAEVVIGVFIGAVTFTGSIVANLKLSARIKSAPMMLPGKNALNVGALVAFAALTVWFVIDPQLWLLVVVTVLALLLGWHLVASIGGGDMPVVVSMLNSYSGWAAAASGFLLANDLLIVTGALVGSSGAYLSYIMCKAMNRSFISVIAGGFGIEAGPAEDKDYGEHREINAEGAAELLSSASSVIITPGYGMAVAQAQYGVADLTRKLRERGVNVRFGIHPVAGRLPGHMNVLLAEAKVPYDIVLEMDEINDDFADTDVVLVIGANDTVNPAASEDPGSPIAGMPVLTVWNANHVIVFKRSMASGYAGVQNPLFFRDNTQMLFGDAKDRVDAINAALTVPEKV
- a CDS encoding Re/Si-specific NAD(P)(+) transhydrogenase subunit alpha translates to MLIAIPRESQPGETRVAATPQTVGQITKLGYSVVVESGAGVASSFPDAAYVEAGAEIGDPWSADVVLKVNAPTDAEIAALRDGATLVGLISPALNPELVEKMSTRRITVLAMDAVPRISRAQSLDVLSSMANIAGYRAVVEAAHTFGRFFTGQVTAAGKVPPAKVLVVGAGVAGLAAIGAAGSLGAIVRATDPRPEVADQVASLGGEYLAVDPAAAEVSATGYAKEMGEDYKVREAALYAEQCKDVDIIITTALIPGRPAPRIITADMVASMKSGSVIVDMAAANGGNVEGTVKDQAIVTDNGVTIIGYTDLAGRLPATASQLYATNLVNLLKLLTPNKDGQLTLDFDDVVQRSVTVIRDGEVTWPPPPVQVSAAPAAKAAAPVEHKPAKQPMSMGRRLGITFAAAAALFVLIALSPAALQVHLTVFALAIVIGYYVIGNVHHALHTPLMSVTNAISGIIVVGALLQIGHGDPVVTAIATVAILLASINVFGGFSVTRRMLAMFSRS